The following are from one region of the Rhodopirellula sp. P2 genome:
- a CDS encoding IS30 family transposase: MAHLTFHQRVVISVMQRDGKKQKEIAEAIEVSPSTVSRELARNHVTGKHYHPLHAERRANFLKERPSVVSKLEDPDLFEVVSEKLALNWSPEQISGYLSKQAGKLQISHQTIYKYLWSLDRNHPFRKAMRRSGRRNRKQKPGFIRKQAADRVSIHDRPKVASNRKRIGDWELDLVVCKKSTGYLVTAVDRKTGYTLVGRCKKKSSRLVMDTIRSMFNKVPEKHIKTMTFDNGTEFFYHRLLPSWFNVKVFFADPYCSGQRGTNENTNGLLRQYFPKGVDYGSISWQQVRKAAMLLNLRPRKRHGYQTPASLFE; the protein is encoded by the coding sequence ATGGCACATCTTACCTTTCATCAACGCGTTGTCATCTCTGTCATGCAGCGAGACGGCAAGAAACAGAAAGAGATCGCTGAAGCAATTGAAGTCTCTCCCTCGACTGTTTCTCGTGAACTGGCAAGGAACCATGTCACCGGCAAGCACTATCACCCATTGCATGCCGAACGCCGAGCCAACTTCCTGAAGGAAAGACCATCGGTCGTCAGCAAGTTGGAGGACCCAGATCTCTTTGAGGTCGTGTCTGAGAAACTCGCTCTGAACTGGAGTCCTGAGCAAATCAGTGGGTATCTTTCGAAGCAGGCCGGCAAGCTTCAAATCAGCCACCAAACGATCTACAAGTATCTTTGGTCTTTGGATCGAAACCACCCATTTCGCAAAGCGATGCGGCGGAGCGGGCGTCGCAATCGCAAGCAAAAGCCAGGTTTTATCCGCAAGCAAGCTGCTGACCGCGTATCGATTCACGACCGCCCGAAGGTTGCCAGCAACCGAAAACGCATTGGCGACTGGGAGCTCGATCTCGTGGTCTGCAAGAAGAGCACGGGCTACTTGGTGACTGCCGTGGACCGCAAGACTGGCTACACCTTGGTCGGTCGCTGCAAGAAGAAGTCATCGCGTTTGGTGATGGATACGATCCGGTCGATGTTCAACAAGGTGCCGGAGAAGCACATCAAGACAATGACCTTCGACAATGGCACCGAATTCTTCTACCATCGATTGCTCCCCTCATGGTTTAACGTCAAGGTGTTTTTCGCGGATCCATACTGCAGTGGCCAACGAGGGACCAATGAGAACACCAATGGTCTGCTGCGGCAGTACTTCCCAAAGGGAGTGGACTATGGTTCGATCAGCTGGCAGCAGGTACGCAAAGCCGCTATGCTGCTAAACCTACGACCCCGTAAACGTCACGGCTATCAGACACCGGCGTCGCTCTTCGAATGA
- a CDS encoding IS91 family transposase, protein MPTVAEALRQFAPAYLQQHADSISVAEDKVLGAITRCRTGALGGVHYQCGGCGSDHWVGRSCGNRHCPNCGHEKTQAWIETQSAKLMPVHHFLVTFTVPREIGLVLRVHQRDGYRCLFDASSQSIRDVGAATKSLKGCQLGFFGVLHTWGRDPAVYHPHVHYVVPGGGVKLDEQGNAESWQSTPENFLFHHGTLIRVYKAKLADELRAAGLYDQVDRETWTKDFVVDIQAVGHGVPTLKYLAPYVHRVAINDSRIIDVNSETVTYQIRRKGNVVQNKEVAGEEFVGDFLQHVLPTNFMKIRHYGWMSGNSKVKVEEVKWLVWLMLGWTFWLGSGYAPQVEPLTAPMKCRLCGGIMRAIEVSYTSLSSQGIRPEHGLTYYDSG, encoded by the coding sequence ATGCCCACGGTTGCGGAGGCTCTTCGGCAATTCGCACCGGCATACCTGCAGCAACACGCCGATTCGATCTCGGTCGCCGAAGATAAAGTTCTTGGCGCGATCACTCGTTGTCGCACCGGTGCACTGGGTGGTGTTCACTACCAGTGCGGCGGTTGCGGAAGCGATCACTGGGTCGGACGTTCGTGTGGCAATCGGCACTGCCCAAACTGCGGTCACGAGAAGACGCAGGCTTGGATTGAAACGCAGTCTGCCAAGCTGATGCCGGTTCATCACTTCTTGGTCACTTTCACGGTGCCCCGGGAGATCGGCTTGGTGCTGCGCGTTCACCAACGTGACGGCTACCGATGCTTGTTCGATGCCAGCAGTCAGAGCATTCGCGATGTGGGCGCGGCAACCAAGAGCCTGAAAGGATGCCAGCTTGGATTCTTCGGCGTGCTGCACACCTGGGGCCGTGACCCGGCGGTCTATCATCCGCACGTTCACTATGTCGTTCCTGGCGGCGGAGTGAAACTGGATGAGCAAGGCAATGCCGAATCATGGCAGAGCACACCGGAGAACTTCTTGTTCCATCACGGCACGCTGATCCGCGTCTACAAAGCGAAGCTGGCCGATGAGCTTCGTGCCGCTGGGCTGTATGACCAAGTCGATCGCGAGACTTGGACGAAAGACTTCGTCGTCGACATCCAGGCGGTCGGGCACGGCGTTCCAACGCTGAAGTACCTGGCACCGTACGTTCATCGAGTCGCGATCAACGACAGCCGGATCATCGATGTCAACTCAGAAACGGTGACGTACCAAATTCGTCGCAAGGGAAACGTGGTTCAGAACAAAGAGGTTGCCGGCGAAGAGTTCGTGGGCGACTTCTTGCAGCACGTGTTGCCGACGAACTTCATGAAGATTCGTCATTACGGGTGGATGAGCGGCAACAGCAAGGTGAAGGTCGAGGAGGTGAAGTGGTTGGTGTGGCTGATGCTTGGCTGGACTTTCTGGCTGGGCAGTGGCTACGCGCCACAGGTTGAACCACTGACCGCACCGATGAAGTGTCGCCTGTGCGGCGGGATCATGCGAGCGATTGAGGTCAGCTACACATCGTTGTCGTCGCAGGGCATCCGTCCCGAGCATGGGCTGACTTACTACGACAGTGGGTAA
- a CDS encoding serine hydrolase domain-containing protein, translating to MLIAATICLGLLAVATGVGYFIYTWLKVDPIAVASDASDIDRIAAVEGWLNDQFDNCKFNGGVLIIRDGNVLLSKTCGYTDHSATHQLDDHTAFRLASVSKQFTAAGALRLAEMDLLDLDDPVAEHLDNFPFENVNIRHLLNQTSGIPDEYMTLAEEHHEPVGDVLTISKAVDLVMQHSKPDRPPGDAMEYSNTNYVLLAGVIESVSGKSFEKFMSEELFQPLGMNDTRVWNLVSDERSPNQASDFDQIDDDRTPIEPTWLDGVAGDGAVFSSLNDFVSWDRFWYGNSRVSNTLLEQAFDRPKLKDGSRSDYGFGWVVERKRQWHNGAWLGANTYLVRYPKTRSCLVVLDNSSNLRLDSIADEIEEALKPIFTDD from the coding sequence ATGTTGATTGCAGCCACTATCTGTTTGGGGTTGTTGGCTGTTGCTACTGGCGTAGGCTACTTCATCTACACATGGCTGAAGGTAGATCCCATTGCCGTCGCTTCGGACGCGAGTGACATTGATCGTATTGCTGCGGTCGAAGGATGGCTTAATGACCAGTTCGATAATTGTAAATTCAATGGTGGCGTGCTCATCATTCGAGATGGAAATGTGCTGCTTTCCAAAACGTGCGGGTACACTGACCATAGTGCGACACATCAACTCGACGACCACACGGCTTTTCGGTTAGCGTCCGTTTCAAAGCAGTTCACTGCGGCTGGCGCGCTTAGACTTGCTGAAATGGACTTACTCGACCTTGATGACCCAGTTGCTGAGCATCTTGACAACTTTCCTTTCGAAAATGTTAACATTCGACACCTGCTCAACCAAACCTCAGGTATTCCAGACGAATACATGACTCTGGCTGAGGAACATCACGAACCTGTCGGAGACGTTCTAACGATTTCAAAGGCCGTAGACTTGGTGATGCAGCACTCGAAGCCAGATCGACCGCCCGGCGACGCGATGGAATACAGCAATACCAACTACGTATTGCTTGCGGGAGTCATCGAGTCGGTTTCGGGAAAGAGCTTCGAGAAGTTCATGTCTGAGGAACTGTTTCAGCCGCTTGGCATGAATGACACACGCGTTTGGAATTTGGTGTCTGATGAACGCTCGCCCAATCAGGCATCTGACTTTGATCAGATTGACGATGACCGAACGCCAATCGAACCAACATGGCTGGACGGTGTAGCCGGAGATGGAGCTGTTTTCAGCAGCTTGAATGATTTCGTTAGCTGGGATCGATTTTGGTACGGCAACTCACGCGTTTCCAACACTCTGCTTGAGCAAGCGTTTGACCGTCCAAAATTGAAAGATGGAAGTCGATCAGATTATGGATTTGGATGGGTCGTGGAGCGAAAACGACAGTGGCATAACGGAGCGTGGCTCGGTGCGAACACGTACCTCGTTCGATACCCGAAGACTCGCTCTTGTCTGGTAGTACTCGACAACTCATCGAACCTCAGGTTGGATAGCATCGCGGATGAGATTGAGGAAGCGCTGAAACCGATTTTCACTGACGATTAA
- a CDS encoding tyrosine-type recombinase/integrase: protein MERTRCGLLEATFQEELFAGNSSATPPEKEHNMSNSSSNNPQNAPGVHFPESLRLRLSEDLHLTGKAKRTHDGYIRAVRQLSDFAGCSPDQVTEQHVRQFFLHLKNERNFAYGSLRVAFSGIKFLFTHTCKRDWEIIKMLKLQNITTLPEVLTIDQVHELIGSATTRRMFVYFWTVYSLGLRLNEALHLQVSDIDAQRGWVHVHRGKGAKDRYVPLPTTTVRLLRNYWASHRHPSFLFPADGRNHSLAKDGVSQATTPMSETAVQGAMKQITKNLRFGKKVSIHTLRHSYATHLLEAGVGLKVIQKYLGHSSLQTTMVYLHLTDTAEANAREEIEKLFGRLPGSGE from the coding sequence ACTCCTCCTGAAAAGGAACACAACATGTCCAATTCTAGCTCAAACAATCCGCAAAATGCACCTGGAGTTCACTTCCCGGAAAGTCTTCGCCTGAGACTCTCCGAAGACTTGCACCTGACCGGCAAGGCCAAGCGAACTCACGATGGCTACATCCGAGCGGTCAGGCAGCTCTCCGATTTCGCCGGTTGCAGTCCCGATCAGGTGACCGAGCAGCATGTGCGGCAGTTCTTCTTGCACCTCAAAAACGAACGCAACTTTGCTTATGGATCGCTCCGGGTGGCCTTCTCAGGCATCAAATTCTTGTTCACGCACACCTGCAAGCGTGACTGGGAAATCATCAAGATGCTCAAGCTCCAAAACATCACCACGTTGCCGGAGGTGCTGACGATCGATCAGGTTCATGAACTGATCGGCTCGGCGACCACGCGGCGAATGTTCGTCTATTTCTGGACCGTCTATTCGCTGGGACTGCGACTCAATGAAGCGCTGCATTTGCAGGTCAGTGACATCGACGCCCAGCGAGGCTGGGTCCATGTCCATCGTGGCAAGGGAGCCAAGGACCGGTATGTCCCGCTGCCGACGACGACCGTTCGACTTCTGCGAAACTACTGGGCAAGTCACCGACATCCAAGCTTTCTGTTTCCGGCAGATGGCCGAAACCACAGCCTTGCCAAAGACGGCGTCAGTCAAGCGACGACTCCGATGAGCGAAACGGCCGTTCAAGGAGCAATGAAGCAGATCACGAAAAACCTCCGCTTTGGCAAGAAGGTCAGCATTCATACGCTGCGTCATTCCTATGCGACGCACTTGCTCGAAGCGGGCGTGGGGCTGAAGGTGATTCAAAAGTACTTGGGGCATTCGTCGCTGCAGACCACGATGGTGTACCTGCATTTGACTGATACGGCCGAGGCCAACGCTCGTGAAGAAATCGAAAAGTTGTTCGGTAGGCTACCAGGCAGCGGCGAGTAA
- a CDS encoding tyrosine-type recombinase/integrase, producing MERKRDGLLEASFQEELFAGNSSATPPEKETKMSKFSSNDSQDVPGSHFPESLRLRLSEDLHLTGKAKRTHDGYIRAVRQLSDFAGCSPDQVNEQHVRQFFLHLKNDRNFAYGSLRVAFSGIKFFFTHTCKRDWEIIKMLKLQNITTLPEVLTIEQVHELIGSATTRRMFVYFWTVYSLGLRLNEALHLQVSDIDAQRGWVHVHRGKGAKDRYVPLPTTTVRLLRSYWASHRHPRLLFPADGRNHSLAKDGVSQATTPMSETAVQGAMKQITKNLRFGKKVSIHTLRHSYATHLLEAGVGLKVIQKYLGHSSLQTTLVYLHLTDTAEANARQEIERLFGRLPGSGE from the coding sequence GTGGAACGGAAGCGTGACGGATTATTGGAAGCATCCTTTCAGGAGGAGCTGTTCGCTGGGAACAGCTCAGCAACTCCTCCTGAAAAGGAAACCAAGATGTCCAAGTTTAGCTCAAACGATTCGCAAGATGTACCTGGATCCCACTTCCCTGAAAGTCTTCGCCTGAGACTCTCTGAAGACTTGCACCTGACCGGCAAGGCCAAACGAACTCACGATGGCTACATCCGAGCGGTCAGGCAGCTCTCTGATTTCGCCGGCTGCAGTCCCGACCAGGTGAACGAGCAGCATGTGCGGCAGTTCTTCTTGCACCTGAAAAACGATCGCAACTTTGCTTATGGATCACTCCGCGTGGCATTCTCGGGCATCAAGTTCTTCTTCACGCACACCTGCAAGCGTGACTGGGAAATCATCAAGATGCTCAAGCTCCAGAACATCACCACGTTGCCGGAGGTGCTGACGATCGAGCAGGTTCATGAACTGATCGGCTCGGCGACCACGCGGCGAATGTTCGTCTATTTCTGGACCGTCTATTCGCTGGGACTGCGGCTCAATGAAGCACTGCATCTGCAGGTCAGTGACATCGACGCCCAGCGAGGCTGGGTCCATGTCCATCGTGGCAAGGGAGCCAAGGACCGGTATGTCCCGCTGCCGACGACGACCGTTCGACTTCTGCGAAGCTACTGGGCAAGTCACCGGCACCCACGCCTGCTGTTTCCGGCAGATGGCCGAAACCACAGCCTTGCCAAAGACGGCGTCAGCCAAGCGACGACTCCGATGAGCGAAACGGCCGTTCAAGGAGCGATGAAGCAGATCACAAAGAACCTCCGCTTTGGCAAGAAGGTCAGCATCCATACGCTGCGTCATTCCTATGCAACGCACTTGCTCGAAGCGGGCGTGGGACTGAAGGTGATTCAAAAGTACTTGGGGCATTCGTCGCTGCAGACCACCTTGGTCTATCTGCATCTGACTGACACCGCTGAGGCGAACGCTCGTCAAGAAATCGAAAGGCTGTTCGGTAGGCTGCCTGGCAGCGGCGAGTAA
- a CDS encoding IS91 family transposase, which translates to MPTVAEALRQFAPAYLQQHADSISIAEDKVLGAITRCRTGALGGVHYQCGGCGSDHWVGRSCGNRHCPNCGHEKTQAWIETQSAKLMPVHHFLVTFTVPREIGLVLRVHQRDGYRCLFDAGSQSIRDVGAATKSLKGCQLGFFGVLHTWGRDPAVYHPHVHYVVPGGGVKLDEQGNAESWQSTPENFLFHHGTLIRVYKAKLADELRAAGLYDQVDRETWTKDFVVDIQAVGHGVPTLKYLAPYIHRVAINDSRIIDVNSETVTYQIRRKRNVVQSKEVAGEDFVGNFLQHVLPTNFMKIRHYGWMSGNSKVKVEEVKWLVWLMLGWTFWLGSGYAPQDEPLTVPMKCRLCGGIMRAIEVSYTSLSSQGIRPEHGLTYYDSG; encoded by the coding sequence ATGCCCACGGTTGCGGAGGCTCTTCGCCAATTCGCACCGGCATACCTGCAGCAACACGCCGATTCGATCTCGATCGCCGAAGACAAAGTTCTTGGCGCGATCACTCGTTGTCGCACCGGTGCACTGGGTGGTGTTCACTACCAGTGCGGCGGTTGCGGAAGCGATCACTGGGTCGGACGTTCGTGTGGCAATCGACACTGTCCAAACTGCGGTCACGAGAAGACGCAGGCTTGGATTGAAACGCAGTCTGCCAAGCTGATGCCGGTTCATCACTTCTTGGTCACTTTCACTGTGCCCCGGGAGATCGGCTTGGTGCTGCGCGTTCACCAACGTGACGGCTACCGATGCTTGTTCGATGCCGGCAGTCAGAGCATTCGCGATGTGGGCGCGGCAACCAAGAGTCTGAAAGGATGTCAGCTTGGGTTCTTCGGCGTGCTTCATACTTGGGGGCGAGACCCGGCGGTCTATCATCCGCACGTTCACTATGTCGTTCCTGGCGGCGGAGTGAAACTGGATGAGCAAGGCAATGCCGAATCATGGCAGAGCACACCGGAGAACTTCTTGTTCCATCACGGCACGCTGATCCGCGTCTACAAAGCGAAGCTGGCCGATGAGCTTCGTGCCGCTGGGCTGTATGACCAAGTCGATCGCGAGACTTGGACGAAAGACTTCGTCGTCGACATCCAGGCGGTCGGGCACGGCGTTCCAACGCTGAAGTACCTGGCACCGTACATCCATCGAGTCGCGATCAACGACAGCCGGATCATCGATGTCAACTCAGAAACGGTGACGTACCAAATTCGTCGCAAAAGAAACGTGGTTCAGAGCAAAGAGGTTGCCGGCGAAGACTTCGTGGGCAACTTCTTGCAGCACGTGTTGCCGACGAACTTCATGAAGATCCGTCATTACGGATGGATGAGCGGGAACAGCAAGGTGAAAGTGGAGGAGGTGAAGTGGTTGGTCTGGCTGATGCTTGGCTGGACGTTCTGGCTGGGCAGCGGCTACGCGCCACAGGATGAACCACTGACCGTGCCGATGAAGTGTCGCCTGTGCGGCGGGATCATGCGAGCGATTGAGGTCAGCTACACATCGTTGTCGTCGCAGGGCATCCGTCCCGAGCATGGGCTGACTTACTACGACAGTGGGTAA